The following proteins are co-located in the Acidobacteriota bacterium genome:
- a CDS encoding aldo/keto reductase, whose protein sequence is MEHRLLGGSGLKVPVLSLGAVTFGGGNEFFSAWGTTDADEARELVSICLDAGVTMFDTADVYSAGRSEEILGRALEGRRHGAILSTKGTFRLGTSPNDVGSSRHHLIEAVNASLRRLQTDYIDLYQLHAFDALTPVEEVLGTLADLVRAGKIRYIGCSNFSGWHLMKSLAVSERYGWPRYAAHQAYYSLVGRDYEWELMPLALDQKVGTVVWSPLGWGRLTGKHRRGQPPPDLSRLHTPIVVDKGPPVDQEYLYRVVDAIDLVAKDTGRTVPQIALNWLLQRPTVSTVILGARNRQQLVDNLGAVGWQLSREHVAALDAASAVTKPYPYWHQSDFPERNPFPV, encoded by the coding sequence ATGGAGCATCGACTGCTGGGTGGTTCGGGGCTGAAGGTGCCGGTGCTGAGCCTCGGCGCCGTGACGTTCGGCGGCGGCAACGAGTTCTTCTCCGCCTGGGGCACGACGGACGCGGACGAGGCACGCGAGCTCGTCAGCATCTGCCTCGACGCCGGCGTGACGATGTTCGACACGGCGGACGTCTATTCCGCCGGCCGATCGGAGGAGATCCTCGGCAGGGCGCTCGAGGGCCGGCGCCACGGCGCGATCCTCTCGACGAAAGGCACCTTCCGCCTCGGCACGTCGCCGAACGACGTCGGATCGTCGCGCCATCACCTGATCGAGGCCGTGAACGCCAGCCTCCGCCGGCTGCAGACCGACTACATCGACCTGTACCAACTGCACGCGTTCGACGCGCTGACGCCGGTCGAGGAGGTGCTCGGCACGCTGGCCGATCTCGTGCGTGCGGGCAAGATCCGCTACATCGGCTGCTCGAATTTCTCGGGCTGGCATCTCATGAAGTCGCTCGCCGTGTCGGAGCGGTACGGCTGGCCGCGCTACGCCGCGCACCAGGCGTACTACTCGCTCGTCGGCCGCGACTACGAGTGGGAGCTGATGCCGCTCGCGCTCGATCAGAAGGTCGGCACCGTCGTCTGGAGCCCGCTCGGGTGGGGGCGGCTCACCGGCAAGCACCGGCGTGGGCAGCCACCGCCCGACCTCAGCCGGCTCCACACGCCCATCGTCGTCGACAAGGGACCGCCGGTCGACCAGGAGTACCTGTATCGCGTCGTGGACGCCATCGATCTCGTCGCGAAGGACACGGGCCGCACCGTGCCGCAGATCGCGCTGAACTGGCTGCTGCAGCGGCCGACGGTGTCGACGGTCATCCTCGGCGCGCGCAACCGGCAGCAGCTCGTCGACAATCTCGGGGCGGTCGGCTGGCAACTGTCGCGCGAGCACGTCGCGGCGCTCGACGCGGCGAGCGCGGTGACCAAGCCGTATCCGTACTGGCATCAGAGCGACTTCCCGGAACGCAACCCGTTTCCGGTGTGA
- the thrB gene encoding homoserine kinase produces MASAPAPSSVPRDIVVPGSVSNLGPGFDALSVAVQVYLRLTIVRVNRDAPDARGCLAFRFVEGPPLVGENRIERAVRLAIERFGGDLPGLEIEVRSDIPMRAGLGSSAAATIAGLRLYEAFTEPRPASDWLALASEIEGHPDNAAAALLGGLTVSCQYEDGRVDARAWPWPADLRLLIVTPAAEVETAAARKVLPETLPLRDAIFNLQRALLFVRALETGRYEDLRESLKDRWHQPTRQAFVPGLREALAIDHPAVLGVCLSGSGPSVAVLATERGEGEAAAAITDVYERLGLPYTIRTLSAHQPR; encoded by the coding sequence ATGGCAAGCGCCCCGGCCCCCAGCAGCGTTCCCCGCGACATCGTCGTGCCCGGCTCGGTCAGCAACCTCGGCCCTGGTTTCGACGCCTTGTCGGTGGCGGTTCAGGTGTACCTGCGGCTCACGATCGTGCGCGTCAACCGTGACGCGCCGGACGCGCGCGGCTGCCTCGCGTTCAGGTTCGTGGAGGGTCCGCCGCTCGTCGGCGAGAACCGCATCGAGCGGGCGGTGCGGCTCGCGATCGAGCGGTTCGGCGGGGACCTTCCGGGCCTCGAGATCGAGGTGCGAAGCGACATCCCGATGCGCGCCGGTCTCGGCAGCAGCGCCGCCGCGACGATCGCCGGCCTGCGCCTGTACGAAGCGTTCACCGAGCCCCGGCCCGCGTCGGACTGGCTCGCCCTCGCGAGCGAGATCGAGGGCCATCCCGACAACGCGGCGGCCGCGCTGCTCGGCGGCTTGACGGTCAGTTGTCAGTACGAGGACGGACGGGTCGATGCACGGGCCTGGCCCTGGCCGGCGGACCTCAGGCTCCTCATCGTCACGCCGGCGGCCGAGGTCGAGACGGCGGCCGCGCGCAAGGTGCTGCCCGAGACGCTGCCGCTGCGCGACGCGATCTTCAATCTGCAGCGCGCCCTGCTCTTCGTGCGCGCCCTCGAGACGGGCCGCTACGAGGACCTGCGCGAGTCGCTCAAGGACCGCTGGCATCAGCCGACGCGCCAGGCGTTCGTCCCGGGCCTGCGCGAGGCGCTCGCGATCGATCATCCGGCCGTGCTGGGCGTCTGCCTCAGCGGGTCCGGGCCGTCGGTGGCCGTGCTGGCCACGGAGCGAGGCGAAGGCGAGGCCGCTGCCGCCATCACCGACGTCTACGAACGGCTCGGCCTCCCGTATACGATCAGAACGCTCTCCGCCCATCAGCCCAGGTAA
- a CDS encoding O-methyltransferase has product MPAETWAAVDRYLAELLIGPDPSLDAVRAASDAAGLPSIHVPAMEGKLLMLLAQIVGARRILEIGTLGGYSTIWLARGVAPGGRVVTLELDEGRARVARENFARAGMSAVIELRVGPASDALDGLVAEGAGPFDLMFLDADRPHYAELFRSMLRLCRPGTLIVADNVVRAGAVADPDTSDAGAQGVRRFLEAIAQEPRVTAIALQTVSGKGHDGVALLRVERA; this is encoded by the coding sequence ATGCCTGCAGAGACCTGGGCGGCCGTCGATCGTTACCTCGCCGAGCTGCTGATCGGCCCGGATCCGTCGCTCGACGCCGTGCGTGCCGCGAGCGATGCCGCGGGGCTGCCGTCGATCCACGTGCCCGCGATGGAGGGCAAGTTGCTGATGCTCCTCGCGCAGATCGTGGGCGCGCGCCGGATTCTCGAAATCGGCACGCTCGGCGGCTACAGCACGATCTGGCTGGCGCGCGGCGTCGCGCCCGGCGGACGCGTCGTGACGCTGGAGCTCGACGAGGGGCGCGCTCGAGTCGCGCGCGAGAACTTCGCGCGCGCGGGCATGTCGGCCGTCATCGAGCTCCGCGTCGGCCCTGCGTCCGACGCGCTCGATGGGCTGGTGGCCGAAGGGGCCGGGCCGTTCGATCTGATGTTCCTCGATGCCGACCGGCCGCACTACGCCGAGCTCTTCCGCTCGATGCTTCGGTTGTGCCGTCCCGGCACGCTCATCGTCGCCGACAACGTCGTTCGCGCGGGCGCGGTGGCGGATCCAGACACGAGCGACGCCGGCGCGCAGGGCGTACGACGATTCCTCGAGGCCATCGCTCAGGAGCCGCGCGTGACGGCGATCGCGCTCCAGACGGTGAGCGGCAAAGGGCACGACGGCGTCGCGCTCCTGCGCGTGGAACGTGCGTAA
- a CDS encoding threonine synthase produces MTFRLRCHLCHTEYPAGPLWVCSGCLGPLEIAFDYAAIKGSITREIVASREKNLWRYRELLPIEGAPRTGLHSGCTPLVKADRLAARLGVRELYVKDDSVNHPTCSYKDRVVSVAATRAVELGFTTFACASTGNLAGSVASHAARLGLECSVFIPDDLEIGKITGASVYRPRLIAVRGNYDDVNRLCTQVADQYGWGFANINLRAYYAEGAKTYGFEIAEQLGWRLPKHVVSPVAGGTLLPRILKGFDEFVQMGLVDGPLPAIHAAQAAGCAPVVNALADGLEFPDPVKPKTLAKSIAIGNPADGFQVVRAVRSTGGSGAKVEEDDIIRGIQLLAETEGIFTEGAGGVTVAATKQLIERGAIPRDESIVICITGNGYKTVEILQGKGVAPIHIGRSLADFEAAVGTTTTAPGVPS; encoded by the coding sequence ATGACGTTCCGCCTTCGTTGTCATCTCTGCCACACCGAGTACCCTGCGGGTCCGCTCTGGGTCTGCAGCGGCTGTCTCGGCCCGCTGGAAATCGCCTTCGACTACGCGGCGATCAAGGGCAGCATCACGCGGGAGATCGTCGCGTCGCGGGAGAAGAACCTCTGGCGCTATCGCGAGCTGCTCCCGATCGAGGGAGCACCGCGCACCGGGCTGCACTCGGGCTGCACGCCGCTCGTCAAGGCGGATCGGCTCGCGGCCCGGCTCGGCGTGCGTGAGCTGTACGTCAAGGACGACTCGGTGAACCACCCGACCTGCTCCTACAAGGACCGGGTCGTCTCGGTGGCGGCGACGCGCGCCGTCGAGCTCGGCTTCACCACGTTCGCCTGCGCGTCCACGGGCAATCTCGCCGGCAGCGTCGCCTCGCACGCCGCACGGCTCGGGCTCGAGTGCTCGGTGTTCATCCCCGACGATCTCGAGATCGGCAAGATCACCGGCGCCAGCGTCTACCGGCCGAGGCTCATCGCGGTGCGCGGCAACTACGACGACGTGAACCGGCTGTGCACGCAGGTGGCGGATCAGTACGGCTGGGGCTTCGCGAACATCAACCTCCGGGCGTACTACGCCGAAGGCGCCAAGACGTACGGATTCGAGATCGCCGAGCAGCTCGGCTGGCGTCTGCCGAAGCACGTGGTCTCGCCGGTGGCGGGCGGCACGCTGCTGCCGCGCATCCTCAAGGGCTTCGACGAGTTCGTGCAGATGGGGCTCGTGGACGGCCCGCTGCCGGCGATCCACGCCGCGCAAGCCGCCGGCTGTGCACCGGTCGTCAACGCGCTCGCCGACGGCCTCGAGTTCCCCGATCCGGTGAAGCCGAAGACGCTCGCGAAGTCGATCGCGATCGGCAACCCTGCCGACGGCTTCCAGGTGGTGCGCGCCGTGCGCTCGACGGGCGGATCGGGCGCGAAGGTCGAGGAAGACGACATCATCCGCGGCATCCAGCTCCTCGCGGAAACCGAGGGGATCTTCACGGAGGGCGCCGGCGGCGTGACGGTGGCGGCCACCAAGCAGCTCATCGAGCGCGGCGCGATTCCGCGCGACGAGTCGATCGTCATCTGCATCACCGGCAACGGCTACAAGACCGTGGAGATCCTGCAGGGCAAGGGCGTCGCGCCCATTCACATCGGCCGCTCGCTGGCCGACTTCGAGGCCGCGGTCGGCACGACGACGACCGCGCCGGGAGTACCGTCGTGA
- a CDS encoding ribbon-helix-helix protein, CopG family, with translation MPRATFSLDEETILEIKRTAARLRKPQSHVVREAIADYAARTDRLSERERLHVIDVLARLRGTKPSRSAADVDRELAEIRAARRGGGRRHRSP, from the coding sequence ATGCCACGGGCGACGTTCTCGCTCGATGAAGAGACCATCCTCGAGATCAAGCGGACGGCCGCGCGGCTGCGCAAGCCGCAGAGTCACGTCGTCCGCGAGGCGATCGCCGACTACGCGGCGCGGACCGACCGCCTCAGCGAACGGGAACGGCTGCACGTGATCGATGTGCTCGCGCGGCTGCGCGGGACCAAACCCTCGCGCTCCGCGGCCGACGTCGATCGGGAACTGGCCGAGATCCGCGCCGCGCGGCGCGGGGGCGGCCGGCGGCATCGCTCCCCGTGA
- a CDS encoding type II toxin-antitoxin system VapC family toxin has translation MTVHVDTSALVDALTGPRRSLGALMDLTEQGHRLAISTIVLYEWLRGPRTRAERAAQEALFPSEQSAVFGAAEAAMAARLYGALARPRGREVDLAIAACAIVAGASLLTLNPTDFKDVPGLRLV, from the coding sequence GTGACCGTCCACGTCGACACGTCGGCGCTCGTGGACGCGCTCACCGGCCCACGCCGGTCGCTCGGCGCCCTGATGGACCTCACCGAGCAGGGACACCGCCTCGCGATTTCGACGATCGTCCTCTACGAGTGGCTGCGCGGGCCGCGCACACGGGCCGAACGCGCCGCGCAGGAAGCCCTGTTTCCTTCAGAGCAATCGGCGGTCTTCGGGGCCGCCGAAGCGGCGATGGCCGCGCGTCTGTACGGCGCGCTCGCCCGGCCACGCGGACGTGAGGTCGATCTGGCGATCGCCGCATGCGCGATCGTCGCGGGTGCTTCGCTCTTGACGCTGAATCCCACCGATTTCAAGGACGTCCCGGGCTTGCGGCTGGTGTAG